A single Lolium perenne isolate Kyuss_39 chromosome 6, Kyuss_2.0, whole genome shotgun sequence DNA region contains:
- the LOC127307268 gene encoding uncharacterized protein, with product MAAAAPARRLLLSLRLGNPPPLPIPLLSHIAPQLVPHQPPPPAPAAPLPGSPAPSPDPKLRDLLFAFHPAVHIYPSLVDPIGGDDVCEGGAEVWADSVKKKRKRKMNKHKLRKLRKRLRRQT from the coding sequence atggccgccgccgccccggccCGCAGGCTCCTCCTGAGCCTGCGCCTCGGCAACCCGCCGCCGCTCCCAATCCCGCTCCTCTCCCACATCGCGCCGCAGCTCGTCCCGCatcagccgccgccgccagcccCGGCGGCTCCGCTGCCGGGCTCTCCGGCGCCAAGCCCTGACCCGAAGCTCCGGGACCTCCTCTTCGCCTTCCACCCCGCCGTCCACATATACCCGTCCCTCGTCGACCCCATAGGAGGGGACGACGTGTGTGAGGGCGGGGCGGAGGTGTGGGCGGACAGCGTGAAGAAGAAGCGGAAGCGCAAGATGAACAAGCACAAGCTCCGCAAGCTCCGGAAGCGCCTCCGCCGCCAGACATGA